In a single window of the uncultured Dysgonomonas sp. genome:
- a CDS encoding M3 family metallopeptidase encodes MKKFLFIISFLIMVYSCNTTSTKDADNPFFSEFNTPNGVPPFDKIKAEHYLPAFEEGMKRHNAEIDSIVNNPDAPTFENTIVALDESGRMLNSVGAVLSVMTGTMSDSTYQSIEKEITPKRTEHYDNINFNGKLFARIKTVYDAAPANLTTEQKMLLDKTYKGFVRSGILLDGSKQDRLREINKELSSTALSFNQNLLKETDNYQLVIDKKEDLAGLPEDIIAAAAKMAKDKGMEGKWMFGLSKPSWEPFLQYADNRELREKLYKAMYMRGDNNNEFDNKENIKKIVSLRLEKANVLGYNTHADYVLEETMAKTPDNVMNLLNSIWKYALPQAKKEATELQAIAKKEGKDIKIESWDWAYYAEKLRKEKYALDEDALKPYFKADNVREGVFAVANKLYGITFKQKTDVPVYQQDVKAYEVNDADGSLIGMIYFDDFARQGKRPGAWMSSFRKQEVFKGEFVHPLIYNVGNYNPPTDGKPALLTLDQVETMFHEFGHGLHGLLSKCTYNGLSGTSVYRDFVELPSQVMEHWAFEPEVLKMYAKHYETGKVIPDELIQKIQNAGYFNQGFRTTELVAAAILDMKWYTITATPNFNPKQTEGVEKLDVDKFEADAMAEIGLIPEIIPRYRSTYFQHVFSGGYSAGYYSYLWSEVLDSDAFQAFVEKGNIFDQATAKSFRENVLSKGGTDEPMTLYKNFRGAEPNPIYLLKNRGFVK; translated from the coding sequence ATGAAGAAGTTTCTGTTTATTATTAGTTTTTTAATTATGGTTTACTCTTGTAATACTACAAGTACTAAGGATGCGGATAATCCTTTCTTTTCAGAATTTAATACTCCTAATGGTGTGCCTCCTTTCGATAAGATAAAAGCAGAGCATTACCTGCCTGCTTTCGAAGAAGGAATGAAAAGGCACAATGCCGAAATAGATTCCATTGTGAACAACCCGGATGCCCCGACTTTCGAAAACACAATTGTGGCTCTTGATGAATCGGGCAGGATGCTGAATAGTGTGGGTGCAGTGCTGTCGGTAATGACAGGGACAATGTCCGATTCTACTTACCAAAGCATTGAAAAGGAGATTACTCCTAAGCGGACAGAACATTATGATAATATCAACTTTAACGGAAAGCTTTTTGCCCGTATAAAGACTGTATATGATGCGGCACCGGCTAATCTGACAACTGAACAGAAAATGTTGCTGGATAAAACCTATAAAGGTTTTGTTCGTTCAGGTATATTGCTTGACGGGTCTAAACAGGATCGTTTGCGTGAGATAAATAAAGAATTAAGTTCTACGGCTTTAAGTTTTAATCAGAATCTGTTGAAAGAAACGGATAATTATCAGTTGGTAATAGATAAAAAAGAAGACCTCGCCGGATTACCGGAAGATATAATCGCAGCAGCAGCCAAAATGGCTAAAGATAAAGGAATGGAAGGCAAATGGATGTTCGGACTGAGCAAGCCAAGCTGGGAGCCATTCCTACAGTATGCCGATAATCGCGAACTGCGTGAAAAATTGTACAAAGCCATGTATATGCGGGGAGACAATAATAACGAGTTCGACAATAAAGAGAATATAAAGAAAATAGTAAGTCTTCGCCTCGAAAAAGCTAATGTACTTGGTTATAACACTCATGCCGATTACGTGCTCGAAGAAACGATGGCTAAGACTCCGGATAATGTGATGAACTTGCTGAACAGTATCTGGAAATATGCATTGCCTCAAGCAAAGAAAGAAGCAACAGAATTGCAGGCTATTGCTAAAAAAGAAGGAAAAGATATCAAGATCGAGTCTTGGGACTGGGCATATTATGCCGAAAAGCTTCGTAAGGAGAAGTATGCTTTGGATGAAGATGCATTGAAGCCATACTTCAAAGCAGATAATGTACGTGAAGGAGTATTTGCTGTGGCAAACAAACTTTATGGCATTACATTCAAGCAAAAAACGGATGTGCCGGTTTATCAGCAAGACGTAAAAGCATACGAGGTAAATGACGCTGACGGTTCTCTTATAGGTATGATATACTTTGATGACTTTGCGCGTCAGGGTAAACGTCCGGGTGCATGGATGAGTAGTTTCCGCAAGCAGGAAGTATTTAAGGGCGAATTTGTTCACCCATTGATATACAATGTAGGAAACTATAATCCTCCGACAGATGGTAAACCTGCTCTTCTTACTTTAGATCAGGTAGAAACGATGTTCCATGAATTTGGTCACGGATTGCACGGGCTTTTGTCTAAATGTACATATAACGGGCTTTCGGGAACTTCAGTGTACCGGGACTTCGTGGAGTTACCTTCGCAGGTGATGGAACATTGGGCTTTTGAGCCGGAGGTATTGAAAATGTATGCAAAACATTATGAAACAGGTAAAGTGATTCCTGACGAATTGATACAGAAAATCCAAAATGCAGGATACTTCAATCAGGGATTCAGAACTACAGAACTTGTAGCTGCGGCCATTCTGGATATGAAATGGTATACAATAACCGCTACTCCAAACTTTAACCCTAAGCAGACAGAGGGTGTTGAGAAGCTCGATGTAGACAAGTTTGAAGCTGATGCAATGGCTGAAATAGGACTGATACCGGAAATTATACCTCGATACAGAAGTACATATTTCCAACATGTATTCAGTGGTGGCTATTCTGCAGGATATTATAGTTACTTATGGTCGGAAGTGCTGGATTCGGACGCGTTCCAGGCGTTTGTGGAAAAGGGTAATATCTTCGATCAGGCAACAGCTAAATCGTTCCGGGAAAATGTATTGTCGAAAGGCGGAACAGATGAACCAATGACTCTATACAAAAATTTCAGAGGGGCAGAACCAAATCCTATTTACTTATTAAAAAACAGGGGTTTTGTAAAATAA
- a CDS encoding DUF805 domain-containing protein, which translates to MDNQRMFQNPFSIKGRIRRLEYGLSYLIYLAYYFTISAVIALLDTSGVSEDMFWILLFPMLPAYWFLIAQGTKRCHDRENSGWYQIIPFYALWMLFGASDYGENYYGPNPKGDGNEDMEKIIDEIGLQDQE; encoded by the coding sequence ATGGATAATCAACGCATGTTTCAAAACCCTTTCTCCATCAAAGGCCGTATACGCAGACTCGAATATGGCCTTAGCTACCTTATTTATCTTGCTTATTATTTCACTATTTCCGCCGTTATCGCCTTGTTAGATACATCCGGCGTATCAGAAGATATGTTTTGGATTCTTCTGTTTCCAATGCTTCCTGCCTATTGGTTTCTTATCGCTCAGGGAACCAAAAGATGCCATGACAGAGAGAATAGTGGATGGTACCAAATAATACCTTTTTATGCATTATGGATGCTTTTTGGAGCCAGTGACTATGGAGAGAACTATTATGGTCCCAATCCAAAAGGGGACGGTAATGAAGATATGGAAAAGATAATCGATGAAATAGGATTACAGGATCAGGAATAA
- a CDS encoding YhcH/YjgK/YiaL family protein encodes MILDNLKNAEAYYKLHPLFKKAFEYLKSVDFANVETGKTEIEGKDLFLMVSDSDMKTEEDAKMEVHNKYIDIQLPVSKPETYGWKARAELKEERDAFNEEKDIQFFFDKGTTLVTAVPGDFTVFFPEDGHAPCIGEGKIRKVVVKIKL; translated from the coding sequence ATGATACTAGACAATTTAAAAAATGCAGAGGCGTACTACAAACTCCACCCTTTGTTCAAAAAAGCGTTTGAATACCTGAAATCGGTTGATTTCGCCAACGTAGAAACAGGCAAAACAGAAATTGAAGGTAAGGATCTTTTCCTGATGGTCAGCGATAGCGATATGAAGACCGAAGAAGATGCCAAAATGGAAGTCCATAATAAATATATAGACATACAACTCCCTGTGAGCAAACCCGAGACATACGGATGGAAAGCCCGTGCGGAACTTAAAGAGGAGCGCGACGCGTTTAATGAAGAAAAAGACATCCAGTTCTTCTTCGACAAAGGTACGACTCTTGTTACGGCAGTGCCGGGCGATTTCACTGTTTTCTTCCCCGAAGACGGACATGCTCCCTGCATCGGCGAAGGGAAAATAAGAAAAGTTGTCGTAAAAATAAAGCTATAA